One window of candidate division KSB1 bacterium genomic DNA carries:
- a CDS encoding Rrf2 family transcriptional regulator, producing MLLSKPTSYAIRALTCLATYRHEGPILSTRIASEQSIPAQFLIKILGTLTTAGLVRSTRGPGGGFELAVDPRTISLLDVLNIFEGVALTDECLLGLGRCSDNDSCPVHHRWKTQKLEVMGFLRQTNVAELARMRPDGSMRPEDAKARRKR from the coding sequence ATGTTACTCTCCAAACCGACCTCGTACGCCATCCGCGCGCTGACCTGCCTCGCGACGTATCGCCATGAAGGCCCGATTCTGAGCACACGGATCGCCAGCGAGCAGTCGATCCCGGCGCAATTCCTGATCAAAATCCTGGGCACGCTGACGACGGCGGGTCTGGTTCGCTCGACACGCGGACCGGGCGGCGGATTCGAGCTCGCGGTTGATCCGCGCACGATCAGCCTGCTGGACGTGCTCAACATCTTCGAGGGCGTGGCGTTGACCGACGAGTGCTTGCTCGGTCTGGGCCGTTGCAGCGACAATGATTCGTGCCCGGTGCATCACCGCTGGAAGACGCAAAAGCTCGAAGTGATGGGATTCCTGCGGCAGACGAATGTCGCGGAGCTCGCGCGAATGCGACCGGACGGAAGTATGCGGCCGGAGGACGCGAAGGCCAGACGCAAACGATAG
- a CDS encoding alpha-amylase, which produces MHPRLILELNTRCWLKRLGDGHAPSFRDVPDEVLDEWSAAGYDAVWLMGVWLPSASGAEIARAHPGLRGEYAKALPDWRDEDVGASPYAIRGYDVNPEWGGAEALQDLRRRMRARGIRLILDFIPNHVARDHPWIHDHPARFVQGSGEQFQHAPHNWFFADTREGERIVAHGRDPYFDGWTDTAQLDYRRTELQQAMLGELQRVALLCDGVRCDMAMLVTREVFQKTWLTPDVFPEFWPFAIREVRSLHPEFVFIAEVYWGMEAKLREFGFDLTYDKGLLDRIVSGDALRRERFDMPTATHQGWLRFLENHDEPRIAARFEPRKALSLAAWVYALPGSRLIFDGQTTGQRIRLPIQLKREPDEELDAQVAAGYALLFPVLARRSVRRGAWTLLTPRPAWVGNDASERILGMAWDAPAGADHGARRELTRIFLNAADTRSQCWVDLALGNLMGKSVVLRDLLSHKVFERDGVELMMRGLYLDMEPWESHAFDCELRVNSDSTLD; this is translated from the coding sequence ATGCATCCACGACTGATTCTTGAACTCAACACACGCTGCTGGTTGAAACGGCTTGGTGACGGGCACGCTCCGTCGTTCCGGGACGTGCCTGATGAGGTACTGGATGAGTGGAGCGCAGCGGGCTACGACGCGGTCTGGCTGATGGGCGTGTGGCTGCCGAGCGCGAGCGGGGCGGAGATTGCGCGGGCGCATCCCGGACTGCGCGGTGAATACGCGAAAGCGTTGCCCGATTGGCGTGACGAGGACGTGGGCGCATCGCCGTATGCCATTCGCGGGTACGACGTGAACCCGGAATGGGGCGGCGCGGAGGCGTTGCAGGATTTGCGACGGCGAATGAGGGCGCGGGGGATTCGCCTGATCCTCGATTTCATTCCGAATCACGTCGCGCGCGATCATCCGTGGATCCACGATCATCCGGCACGGTTCGTGCAGGGTTCCGGAGAGCAGTTTCAGCACGCGCCGCATAACTGGTTTTTCGCCGACACGCGCGAGGGCGAGCGAATCGTCGCGCACGGTCGCGATCCCTATTTCGACGGCTGGACCGACACCGCGCAACTGGACTACCGCCGGACGGAGTTGCAACAGGCGATGCTCGGGGAGCTGCAACGAGTGGCGTTGCTGTGCGACGGCGTGCGCTGCGACATGGCGATGCTGGTCACGCGCGAAGTGTTTCAGAAGACGTGGCTGACACCTGACGTGTTTCCGGAGTTCTGGCCGTTCGCGATTCGCGAGGTGAGGTCACTGCATCCGGAGTTCGTGTTCATCGCCGAAGTGTACTGGGGGATGGAAGCGAAGCTGCGCGAATTCGGTTTCGATCTCACGTACGACAAGGGATTGCTCGATCGCATCGTTAGCGGCGATGCGCTGCGTCGCGAGCGATTCGACATGCCCACGGCGACGCATCAGGGCTGGCTGCGGTTTCTCGAAAATCACGATGAACCGCGAATTGCCGCGCGATTTGAGCCGCGCAAGGCACTGTCGCTGGCGGCGTGGGTGTATGCGCTGCCGGGATCGCGACTGATCTTCGACGGACAGACCACGGGCCAGCGGATTCGCCTGCCGATACAACTGAAACGCGAACCCGACGAAGAGCTCGACGCGCAGGTCGCCGCGGGCTACGCGCTTCTGTTCCCGGTGCTGGCGAGGCGGTCCGTGCGCCGGGGGGCATGGACCTTGCTGACGCCGCGCCCGGCTTGGGTGGGAAACGACGCGAGCGAACGAATCCTCGGCATGGCGTGGGATGCTCCCGCCGGCGCGGACCACGGAGCACGGCGCGAACTGACGCGCATCTTCCTGAACGCCGCCGACACACGCTCGCAATGCTGGGTCGATCTGGCGCTGGGAAATCTGATGGGCAAGTCCGTCGTGCTGCGCGATCTCCTGAGCCACAAAGTGTTCGAACGCGATGGCGTCGAGCTCATGATGCGCGGGCTGTATCTCGACATGGAGCCGTGGGAATCGCACGCGTTTGACTGCGAGCTCCGGGTGAATTCCGACTCGACCCTCGACTAA
- a CDS encoding carboxypeptidase regulatory-like domain-containing protein, with product MLSRLLALPLIALALGCPARAATPYVRPTATGTTALQISNLDPQRTRIALAAAEVARSTARRGALDEVTFELPGEPTLMVDGAPALPHVTRYYRVAELGAVEWQVTAADYESLDEVDVPPFAGTDAGYRDPGIYAQDAWYPASPVQVSEPMVMRDFRVVSLTLYPVQVNPVTQQARVYRNLECELVSTDEPGENELTQPRRPSGAYAALYRGVIANLNDRALDDITTTPGSYLILCRDHPSVVQFADSLANWKRMLGYAVAVDARASWTVPQMRVAIQMAYANFDPPLEYVTIIGDPQAGTLAMPTDGPNYDHTFGLGNNGDELEDITVGRLSVSSAAELATVNAKLMNYERNPALDDTMWTRRALLWANIEGNTIENRNTMNWSRHQFIEHTGVDSPYVVVGPTDIDTLRYYLGRGAGYFFWRGSFIGQMDPAIPFGLDPSAKLPVVLTITCGTGNFDQGTSLSEAWLIAGTASNPKGGVACIGTATSNTHEQYNNPISAGLVYNICNLGVENLGVALVGAKWVLRNVFPGGGPFIDGTIRWTNLMGDPALALWTERIRPLEVEHPTTLAPGANCVPVHVLDSLSRDPVADALVVLYKADETFAQLRTDAQGHADVPVTIMTAGTMSLCVSLRNHKPYLMTIPCAPADLALNAVNYSVIDGGTEGSAGNQNGHLEPGEVIELPVWVRNHGSSETAEEIWVELTSPNPRLVVLSGTAEIASLPPGDSAQVMLRLQASWELNDEERIPLSITCRSGIFSSCSVIPLLAYAPRAYLLGAEIQGGNGRLDPGETVSLTLVLANTGTVSLSEVTAELQSLSPFVLVEQGHTTFPGLPPGTSTLQDGPAPVVRAVAATYPGTPVPLRLIVRAAAPYADTLQFDLVIGTRATSDPSGPDAYGYYAYDNTDTAYSPTQAYDWVDIRAVGTNLHLNDPGEQFSADSIMSRLRTLPFEFIFYGQAWSTITICSNGWAAFGDRTDQDQNENYPIPGPMAPDALLAPFWDDLRTLGDGLGVWDYFDAANHRYMIQWEARSINGGLNENFQIVLLDPGHLAALDGSGIVIFQYQEVHDVTGFEDIPFATVGIEAPGCLVGLQYRYANVGASGAAPLSAGLAVTFTTDVVPHFGGVIGRVTDALSGSPIAQAMVYIGATDSIATNEQGEFSRQSLRAGVYPLRVTAAGYEMMEVENVVIYIDSLNRVDLELTPLGSTAPEPPVVHTFQLAQNYPNPFNSSTRIEFELPQAATTTLRVYNLLGEAVATLIDGYLPAGTHRVTLDSQALGSGVYCYRLNSGDYVNTKKLVLLK from the coding sequence ATGCTCTCCCGCCTGCTCGCACTGCCACTGATCGCCTTAGCCCTCGGCTGCCCGGCCCGCGCGGCAACGCCGTACGTCCGGCCGACGGCCACGGGCACAACCGCACTCCAGATTTCGAACCTTGACCCCCAACGCACGCGAATCGCGCTCGCCGCCGCCGAGGTCGCGCGATCGACCGCGCGCAGGGGCGCGCTCGACGAGGTCACGTTTGAACTCCCGGGCGAGCCCACGCTGATGGTCGATGGCGCCCCCGCGTTGCCGCACGTCACGCGGTATTATCGCGTGGCGGAGCTGGGCGCGGTGGAATGGCAGGTCACGGCCGCGGACTACGAGTCACTCGACGAAGTGGACGTACCGCCGTTTGCCGGAACTGATGCGGGCTACCGGGATCCGGGGATTTATGCGCAGGACGCATGGTATCCCGCGTCGCCGGTGCAGGTCAGCGAGCCCATGGTGATGCGTGATTTTCGCGTGGTCAGCCTGACCCTCTACCCGGTGCAGGTGAATCCGGTCACACAGCAGGCGCGAGTCTATCGCAATCTCGAGTGCGAGTTGGTGAGTACGGATGAACCGGGTGAGAACGAGCTCACGCAGCCGCGCCGGCCGTCGGGCGCCTACGCCGCCTTGTATCGCGGCGTGATCGCGAATCTCAATGACCGCGCGCTCGACGACATAACAACCACGCCCGGCAGCTATCTGATCCTCTGCCGCGATCATCCCTCCGTCGTGCAGTTCGCCGACTCGCTGGCGAACTGGAAGCGGATGCTGGGCTATGCGGTGGCGGTGGATGCGCGCGCAAGCTGGACCGTTCCGCAAATGCGCGTAGCGATCCAGATGGCCTATGCCAACTTCGATCCGCCGCTTGAATATGTCACGATTATCGGCGATCCGCAAGCCGGTACGCTGGCGATGCCGACGGATGGCCCGAACTACGATCACACGTTTGGACTCGGCAACAACGGTGATGAGCTGGAGGATATCACCGTGGGGCGACTGTCGGTTTCTTCGGCCGCTGAGTTGGCCACGGTGAATGCCAAGCTGATGAACTATGAGCGCAACCCCGCGCTGGACGACACGATGTGGACGCGGCGCGCGCTACTCTGGGCGAACATCGAGGGCAATACGATCGAGAACCGCAATACGATGAATTGGAGCCGACATCAGTTCATCGAACACACGGGAGTTGACAGCCCCTATGTCGTCGTGGGACCGACCGACATCGACACGCTGAGGTACTATTTGGGTCGCGGCGCCGGCTATTTCTTCTGGCGCGGTTCGTTCATCGGCCAGATGGATCCCGCGATTCCGTTCGGTCTCGATCCCTCAGCGAAACTGCCAGTCGTGCTGACGATCACCTGCGGCACCGGAAACTTCGATCAAGGCACGTCGCTCAGTGAAGCCTGGTTGATCGCGGGGACTGCTTCCAATCCGAAAGGCGGCGTGGCCTGTATCGGCACGGCGACCTCCAATACGCACGAACAGTACAACAATCCGATCAGCGCCGGACTGGTCTATAATATTTGCAATCTCGGTGTCGAGAATCTGGGAGTGGCGCTGGTCGGAGCGAAATGGGTACTGCGGAACGTGTTCCCCGGGGGCGGACCGTTCATTGACGGCACGATTCGGTGGACGAACCTGATGGGTGATCCGGCGCTGGCGCTATGGACGGAGCGGATTCGACCGCTGGAGGTTGAGCATCCGACGACGCTGGCTCCGGGCGCGAACTGTGTGCCGGTGCACGTGCTCGATTCGCTCAGCCGCGATCCTGTGGCCGATGCGCTGGTCGTGCTTTACAAAGCCGACGAGACGTTCGCACAACTGCGAACGGATGCGCAGGGCCACGCCGACGTTCCGGTGACGATAATGACCGCCGGGACGATGTCCCTGTGTGTTTCGCTCCGGAATCACAAGCCGTACCTGATGACGATCCCGTGCGCGCCCGCTGATTTGGCGCTGAACGCCGTGAACTACTCCGTGATTGACGGCGGTACGGAGGGCAGCGCGGGGAATCAAAATGGGCATCTGGAGCCGGGCGAGGTGATCGAACTGCCGGTCTGGGTGCGAAATCACGGCAGCAGCGAGACGGCGGAGGAGATTTGGGTCGAACTCACGAGTCCGAATCCGCGATTGGTCGTGCTGTCCGGGACCGCGGAGATCGCATCACTCCCGCCGGGGGACTCGGCGCAGGTTATGCTGCGCTTGCAGGCGTCGTGGGAATTGAACGACGAGGAGCGCATTCCGCTTTCGATCACGTGTCGGAGCGGCATTTTTTCCAGTTGCAGTGTAATTCCGTTGCTCGCATACGCACCGCGGGCGTATTTGCTGGGCGCGGAGATTCAGGGCGGGAACGGCCGATTGGATCCGGGCGAGACGGTTTCACTCACGCTGGTGCTGGCGAATACCGGCACCGTATCACTAAGCGAGGTTACCGCGGAGCTGCAATCGCTGTCGCCGTTTGTGCTGGTGGAGCAGGGTCACACGACATTTCCGGGACTACCGCCGGGCACGTCGACGCTTCAGGACGGGCCGGCTCCGGTGGTCAGGGCCGTCGCCGCAACCTATCCCGGCACGCCAGTGCCGTTGCGACTGATCGTTCGAGCCGCCGCGCCGTATGCGGATACGTTGCAATTTGATCTGGTGATCGGCACGCGCGCAACGTCCGACCCGTCCGGACCGGACGCTTACGGCTACTACGCGTACGACAATACGGACACGGCGTACTCGCCGACGCAGGCCTACGATTGGGTTGACATTCGCGCGGTGGGAACCAATCTGCACCTGAATGATCCGGGCGAGCAATTCAGCGCGGATTCGATCATGTCGCGATTGCGGACCTTGCCGTTCGAGTTCATATTCTATGGGCAGGCGTGGTCGACTATTACCATTTGTTCGAATGGCTGGGCGGCGTTCGGTGATCGCACGGACCAGGATCAGAACGAGAACTATCCGATTCCGGGGCCGATGGCGCCCGATGCGCTGCTCGCGCCGTTCTGGGATGATCTGCGAACGCTCGGCGACGGTCTGGGCGTGTGGGACTATTTTGACGCGGCGAATCACCGTTACATGATTCAGTGGGAGGCGCGTTCGATCAATGGCGGTTTGAATGAGAATTTTCAGATCGTGCTGCTTGATCCGGGTCATCTCGCCGCACTCGACGGAAGCGGCATCGTGATTTTCCAGTATCAGGAGGTGCATGATGTCACGGGTTTCGAGGACATCCCGTTCGCCACTGTGGGCATTGAAGCGCCGGGTTGTTTGGTTGGCTTGCAATATCGCTACGCGAACGTGGGCGCTTCGGGAGCGGCGCCGTTGTCGGCGGGGCTCGCCGTCACGTTTACGACCGATGTGGTACCGCACTTCGGCGGGGTCATCGGCCGCGTAACGGATGCGTTGAGCGGATCGCCGATCGCGCAGGCGATGGTCTATATCGGAGCCACGGATTCTATCGCCACGAATGAGCAGGGCGAGTTCTCACGGCAGTCGCTGCGCGCGGGGGTGTATCCCCTGCGCGTCACGGCGGCGGGTTATGAGATGATGGAGGTCGAAAACGTCGTCATCTACATCGACTCACTGAATCGTGTTGACCTCGAGCTGACGCCGCTCGGTTCGACCGCCCCGGAGCCGCCAGTCGTGCATACGTTCCAATTGGCGCAAAACTATCCGAATCCGTTCAACAGTTCAACACGGATCGAGTTCGAGTTACCGCAAGCGGCGACCACCACGTTGCGCGTGTACAATCTGCTGGGCGAAGCGGTGGCCACGCTGATCGACGGGTATCTGCCGGCGGGTACGCATCGCGTGACGCTCGATTCGCAAGCGCTCGGCAGCGGCGTGTACTGCTACCGCCTGAACAGCGGTGATTACGTCAATACGAAGAAACTGGTCTTGCTGAAATAG
- a CDS encoding FKBP-type peptidyl-prolyl cis-trans isomerase translates to MKTVLAIALAAAVILTGCNEKKTATTTETTAPAATEKKMDAANTPLPGVPVSGQPVTTPSGLKYYDMTPGTGASPATGQTCVMHYTGWTTDGKEFDSSVKRGQPFEFPIGQGRVIKGWDEGVASMKIGGKRKLVIPSELGYGARGAGGAIPPNATLVFDVELLGLK, encoded by the coding sequence ATGAAAACCGTTTTGGCAATCGCTCTGGCCGCCGCCGTCATCCTGACGGGCTGCAATGAGAAGAAGACCGCCACGACCACCGAAACCACCGCTCCGGCGGCCACTGAGAAGAAAATGGATGCAGCAAACACCCCCCTCCCCGGCGTGCCGGTCAGCGGTCAGCCCGTCACAACCCCCAGCGGCCTCAAATATTACGACATGACCCCCGGCACCGGTGCCTCGCCCGCGACCGGCCAGACTTGTGTCATGCACTATACCGGCTGGACGACCGACGGCAAGGAGTTTGACTCCTCCGTGAAGCGCGGGCAGCCCTTCGAGTTCCCCATCGGCCAGGGGCGGGTGATCAAGGGCTGGGACGAAGGCGTGGCCTCGATGAAGATCGGCGGCAAGCGCAAGCTCGTCATTCCTTCAGAACTTGGCTACGGTGCGCGGGGTGCCGGTGGCGCGATCCCACCCAACGCGACCCTCGTCTTTGACGTCGAACTGCTCGGCCTAAAATAG
- a CDS encoding endonuclease domain-containing protein, with amino-acid sequence MRKSPSPIEQRLWRALRRHAAGVHFRRQHPIGPFIVDFCAPRNRLVIEVDGDTHGSDEAQQHDKARESFLCEMGFTVIRFANRDVVNNLEGVVGVILDAITPPAPPNEDI; translated from the coding sequence ATGCGTAAGTCGCCATCGCCCATCGAACAGCGCTTGTGGCGAGCGTTGCGGCGGCATGCAGCTGGTGTACACTTTCGCCGTCAGCACCCGATCGGTCCGTTCATCGTGGATTTCTGCGCGCCGCGAAATCGACTGGTCATTGAAGTCGATGGCGACACGCACGGCAGCGACGAAGCGCAGCAGCACGACAAAGCGCGCGAATCGTTTCTGTGCGAAATGGGTTTCACAGTGATCCGGTTCGCGAACCGGGACGTGGTGAACAACTTGGAAGGCGTTGTGGGGGTAATTCTCGACGCAATCACCCCCCCTGCCCCCCCAAATGAAGACATTTAG
- a CDS encoding Eco57I restriction-modification methylase domain-containing protein → MAPSLIADLCERFERNYDGYRSASYNEAQLRQDFLNPLFGALGWDMDNRAGYAEAYRDVIHEDSLKVGESTKAPDYAFRIGGTRKFFVEAKKPRVFVKDDPEPAYQLRRYAWSAKLPLSILTNFEEFAVYDCRWRPVKDDPSKLRRIEYFKYTELTAKWEFLESTFSREALLKGSFDKYAIDKGGKHRGTDTVDGEFLKEIEEWRTVLARNLLLRNKQLTAADLNFAVARTIDRLLFLRVCEDRGIEEYGGLKSLLKGTDTYRGLVTRFQAADERYNSGLFHFNPKEQRAEAVDALTPSLAIDDKLLKEILKSLYYPESPYEFSVFPADILGQVYEQFLGKVIYLKGKTVDVEYKPEVKKAGGVYYTPTYIVDYIVKHTVGKLLEGKTPDEVSKLRVLDPACGSGSFLIGAYQHLLDWHLRYYTEPPLPPQIKDLGGKESGLPPKFPNLGGTEGGLRSRKLPIYQASGGGWKLTLEERKRILLNNIYGVDIDAQAVEVTKLSLLLKVLEGESKDTVQGELKLRHRALPDLGANIKCGNSLIGTDILSPRTPPAPPNQRFGGEQSGPSPQMSSFGGNRRGVHSGGSLSADEISRINPFDWQTEFKAVFKQGGFDAVIGNPPYVRQESLGQQFKEYAKTRFEVYNGVADLYAYFVEQSHRLLKSGGRFGMICSNKWMRADYGGPLREFIAKQTRIHELIDFGELKVFKDAATFPVIVLTEVRDAKEQSFIYAPIKRLDFDSLENEVNTVGQTLDNRAIGGYNWALTGTGELDIIEKMKACGVPLGDYAKNQIYRGILTGLQRGLCD, encoded by the coding sequence ATGGCTCCATCCCTAATCGCCGACCTTTGCGAGCGCTTCGAGCGCAATTACGACGGCTATCGCTCCGCCTCCTATAACGAAGCGCAACTGCGGCAGGATTTTTTGAATCCGTTGTTCGGGGCGCTGGGTTGGGACATGGACAACCGCGCGGGATATGCCGAAGCCTATCGCGACGTCATCCACGAAGATTCACTGAAGGTCGGCGAATCGACTAAGGCCCCGGACTACGCGTTTCGCATTGGGGGGACGCGCAAGTTCTTCGTCGAGGCGAAGAAGCCGCGGGTGTTCGTGAAGGATGACCCCGAGCCGGCCTATCAATTACGCCGTTATGCCTGGTCGGCGAAGTTGCCGCTCTCGATTTTGACGAACTTCGAGGAGTTCGCGGTCTATGATTGCCGCTGGCGGCCCGTCAAGGATGATCCCTCCAAGTTGCGCCGGATCGAGTATTTCAAGTACACGGAGCTCACGGCCAAGTGGGAATTTCTGGAGAGCACCTTCTCGCGTGAAGCGTTGCTCAAAGGCTCATTCGATAAATATGCGATCGACAAAGGTGGCAAGCATCGCGGCACGGATACGGTTGACGGCGAATTCCTGAAAGAAATCGAGGAGTGGCGGACGGTGCTCGCGCGCAATTTGCTCTTGCGCAATAAGCAGCTCACGGCGGCGGATTTGAACTTCGCCGTAGCCCGCACGATTGATCGGCTGTTGTTCCTGCGGGTGTGCGAAGATCGCGGGATCGAGGAGTACGGCGGGCTGAAATCGCTGCTGAAAGGCACCGATACCTACCGGGGTCTGGTCACGCGCTTTCAGGCGGCGGACGAGCGCTACAATTCCGGTCTGTTTCATTTCAATCCGAAAGAGCAGCGCGCCGAGGCGGTGGACGCGCTCACTCCGTCGCTCGCGATCGATGACAAGCTGCTGAAGGAGATCCTCAAGTCGCTCTACTATCCCGAGAGTCCGTACGAGTTCTCGGTCTTTCCGGCGGACATTCTCGGGCAGGTTTACGAGCAGTTCCTGGGCAAGGTGATCTACCTGAAAGGCAAGACGGTTGACGTCGAGTACAAGCCCGAGGTCAAGAAGGCGGGCGGGGTGTATTACACGCCGACGTACATTGTCGATTACATCGTCAAGCACACGGTCGGTAAGTTATTGGAGGGCAAGACGCCGGACGAGGTGAGCAAGCTGCGCGTACTCGATCCGGCCTGTGGTTCGGGGAGCTTCCTGATTGGCGCGTATCAGCATTTGCTGGATTGGCATTTGCGGTATTACACAGAACCCCCCCTGCCCCCCCAAATCAAAGATTTGGGGGGGAAAGAGTCGGGCCTTCCCCCCAAATTTCCTAATTTGGGGGGAACTGAAGGGGGGTTGCGTTCCCGCAAGCTCCCGATCTACCAAGCTTCCGGCGGCGGTTGGAAGCTGACTTTGGAAGAGCGCAAGCGGATTCTGCTGAACAATATTTATGGTGTGGATATTGACGCGCAGGCGGTGGAGGTGACGAAGCTCTCGCTCTTGCTCAAGGTGCTTGAAGGCGAGAGCAAGGACACGGTGCAGGGCGAACTCAAGCTGCGGCATCGCGCGCTACCCGATCTCGGCGCGAACATCAAGTGCGGCAATTCGCTGATTGGGACGGACATCCTCTCCCCGAGAACCCCCCCTGCCCCCCCAAATCAAAGATTTGGGGGGGAGCAGAGTGGGCCTTCCCCCCAAATGTCTTCATTTGGGGGGAATCGAAGGGGGGTTCATTCGGGAGGTAGCCTATCGGCCGACGAGATCTCCCGCATCAATCCGTTCGACTGGCAGACCGAGTTCAAGGCGGTCTTCAAGCAGGGCGGCTTTGACGCCGTGATCGGGAATCCGCCGTATGTGAGGCAAGAGAGTCTGGGGCAGCAATTCAAAGAGTACGCGAAAACAAGGTTTGAGGTCTACAACGGTGTCGCCGATCTCTATGCTTATTTTGTTGAGCAGAGCCACCGTCTGCTGAAATCGGGCGGACGGTTTGGGATGATCTGTTCCAACAAATGGATGCGCGCGGACTACGGCGGGCCGCTGCGCGAGTTCATCGCGAAGCAGACGCGGATTCATGAGCTGATTGATTTTGGAGAACTCAAGGTCTTCAAGGATGCCGCCACATTTCCAGTAATTGTCTTGACCGAAGTGCGTGACGCCAAGGAGCAGAGCTTCATCTACGCACCCATCAAACGACTGGACTTCGACTCGTTGGAGAACGAGGTCAACACTGTCGGTCAAACGCTTGATAACAGAGCGATTGGCGGCTACAATTGGGCGCTAACGGGCACGGGCGAGTTGGACATCATCGAGAAGATGAAAGCGTGCGGCGTGCCGCTCGGTGACTATGCAAAGAATCAAATCTATCGCGGCATTCTCACCGGGCTACAACGAGGCCTTTGTGATTGA